From the genome of Fundulus heteroclitus isolate FHET01 chromosome 7, MU-UCD_Fhet_4.1, whole genome shotgun sequence, one region includes:
- the LOC118563586 gene encoding uncharacterized protein LOC118563586 isoform X2 encodes MVMLLQMLALHVQGDCEGTSRTTLCDSEQEDEELDSPIPATSDVVPSSNKQNRIICPICNKYYPIHNIEFQASICGESPVRIPDDGPESPHDLQEPTQHPIDDISCEDVLRWVDSKIERGKTFDICVSRDSMLERGLKLWQRQKTGGPANKLKITFIEEASIDTGALRKEFLSEMVAGIEMPLFGGGEKGKIPKYSITDLDKNYFKW; translated from the exons ATGGTCATGCTTTTGCAAATGCTAGCCCTGCATGTGCAAGGTGATTGTGAAGGGACGTCTCGGACGACTCTTTGTGATTCAGAG CAAGAAGATGAGGAGCTTGATTCTCCCATTCCTGCGACTTCAGATGTAGTGCCATCTTCAAACAAG CAAAATAGGATAATATGCCCGATATGTAACAAATACTACCCAATCCATAACATTGAGTTCCAAGCTAGTATCTGTGGAGAAAG TCCTGTAAGGATCCCAGATGATGGACCTGAAAGTCCCCATGATCTGCAAGAGCCAACACAACATCCAATAGATGACATCTCATG tgAAGATGTTCTGCGTTGGGTTGATTCAAAAATTGAGAGGGGGAAGACCTTCGACATCTGTGTCTCGAGGGACAGCATGCTAGAGAGAGGTCTAAAGCTTTGGCAGCGACAGAAGACTGGAGGCCcagcaaacaaattaaaaattacCTTCATAGAGGAAGCTAGCATCGACACCGGGGCATTAAGAAAGGAGTTCCTGTCTG AGATGGTTGCTGGGATAGAGATGCCACTCTTTGGAGGAGGGGAGAAGGGGAAGATCCCAAAATACTCAATCACTGACCTGGACAAAAACTATTTCAA ATGGTGA
- the LOC110368204 gene encoding myb/SANT-like DNA-binding domain-containing protein 2 — translation MASKQRGATWDDAETEAVITIWAEGAIQAMLEGAMHNQKVYQKISDEMKVRGYDQDPKQCREKIKKLRIQYKKVIDHSKKSGRGRTSWRFYDAMDEVLGHCASSRPPVLLESSTLNTAATMDDDATSDHEEQPENLNSTQAEMDDELSGSIASFVSEEPGGSRVAEFPVDEIPAAEAHKVNVKTRSKSKLVKALDSTIEAFVNAQRHSDERWLAAFKEQQESVQRNQQQQQEQHLNLI, via the exons ATGGCTTCAAAACAGCGTGGTGCGACCTGGGATGACGCCGAGACTGAGGCTGTTATTACAATTTGGGCGGAAGGCGCTATCCAGGCGATGTTGGAGGGCGCTATGCACAATCAAAAAGTTTATCAAAAAATTTCGGACGAAATGAAGGTGAGGGGATACGACCAAGACCCGAAACAGTGTCGGGAGAAGATAAAAAAACTCAGGATACAGTACAAGAAGGTTATTGATCATAGCAAGAAGTCAGGAAGAGGAAGAACATCGTGGAGATTCTATGATGCCATGGATGAAGTGTTGGGCCACTGTGCATCGTCGAGGCCTCCAGTGCTTTTGGAGAGCTCTACGCTGAATACCGCAGCAACGA TGGACGATGATGCAACATCCGACCACGAGGAGCAGCCTGAGAACCTGAACAGCACACAGGCTG agatggatgatgaactgaGTGGGTCAATAGCTAGTTTTGTTTCTGAGGAGCCAGGAGGAAGTCGTGTTGCTGAATTTCCTGTTGATGAGATTCCTGCTGCTGAGGCTCATAAAGTAAATGTTAAAACCAGGAGTAAGAGCAAATTAGTAAAAGCCCTAGATAGTACAATAGAGGCTTTCGTAAATGCTCAGAGACATTCTGATGAACGCTGGTTGGCAGCATTTAAAGAACAACAGGAGTCGGTCCAACGCaaccaacaacagcagcaagaaCAGCACCTAAACCTGATCTGA
- the LOC118563586 gene encoding uncharacterized protein LOC118563586 isoform X1, translated as MVMLLQMLALHVQGDCEGTSRTTLCDSEQEDEELDSPIPATSDVVPSSNKQNRIICPICNKYYPIHNIEFQASICGESPVRIPDDGPESPHDLQEPTQHPIDDISCEDVLRWVDSKIERGKTFDICVSRDSMLERGLKLWQRQKTGGPANKLKITFIEEASIDTGALRKEFLSEMVAGIEMPLFGGGEKGKIPKYSITDLDKNYFKFVTFIYILILTFLLIYMCLHNGV; from the exons ATGGTCATGCTTTTGCAAATGCTAGCCCTGCATGTGCAAGGTGATTGTGAAGGGACGTCTCGGACGACTCTTTGTGATTCAGAG CAAGAAGATGAGGAGCTTGATTCTCCCATTCCTGCGACTTCAGATGTAGTGCCATCTTCAAACAAG CAAAATAGGATAATATGCCCGATATGTAACAAATACTACCCAATCCATAACATTGAGTTCCAAGCTAGTATCTGTGGAGAAAG TCCTGTAAGGATCCCAGATGATGGACCTGAAAGTCCCCATGATCTGCAAGAGCCAACACAACATCCAATAGATGACATCTCATG tgAAGATGTTCTGCGTTGGGTTGATTCAAAAATTGAGAGGGGGAAGACCTTCGACATCTGTGTCTCGAGGGACAGCATGCTAGAGAGAGGTCTAAAGCTTTGGCAGCGACAGAAGACTGGAGGCCcagcaaacaaattaaaaattacCTTCATAGAGGAAGCTAGCATCGACACCGGGGCATTAAGAAAGGAGTTCCTGTCTG AGATGGTTGCTGGGATAGAGATGCCACTCTTTGGAGGAGGGGAGAAGGGGAAGATCCCAAAATACTCAATCACTGACCTGGACAAAAACTATTTCAAGTttgtcacttttatttatattctcaTATTAACgtttttacttatttacatGTGTTTACACAATGGTGTATAG